Genomic DNA from Candidatus Krumholzibacteriota bacterium:
CCATTACCATCGAATCGGGTTCGCTCATCCCGTTTCTGTAAATGAATAGATATCTCGTGATGAAGGCGACGGCGAGCAGCAGGGCTACCGCCGCGATATCAGCCCTGTTATGATATGAGAACCCGGGTCCCCCGGGGCCGCCTTTTGTATATTTCTTTCCTGTCACGAAAAGAGGATTAGCACGTCTTCTCTTTTCTGGCAATCATTTTCCATTCGTTATATGATGAGGGAAAGCCGATCGCTGAAAGAGACATTCTTTTATTATTACCCGATCGGATGGAATGAGATCCTGATACGAGAGGTAGAAGATAGAATGGAAATGAAAATTTTCTTTACCGTTTTCTGGACTGTCCTGGTCGCCGAGCTTGGAGACAAGACCCAGCTCGCCACGCTGCTATTTGCCAGCGACAAGGATACGCACAAGTGGTCTGTATTTGCGGGAGCTTCTCTTGCTCTGCTGGCGACATCGGCGCTCGCCGTCTTTTTCGGGAGCCTTCTTTCAAACTATCTGAGTCCGAAGGTCATGTCGATAATAGCGGGAGCAGGATTCATATTGATCGGCATATTGATTCTCACTCGCGGAGTGTCAGGGAATTAGCTGATTGAAATGCCATGAAGCGTTTCAACTCGTGACATGAATCGAGTGACGTCTGTTCGCCTGTCATTTTTCGATATACCTGGTGTAAAGCTGCTGAAGTCTTCGCGTTATCTTACCCGGCTTTCCCGAGGTCACTTTCTTGCCATCGCAGATCGTCACAGGCATCACTTCCCTCGTTGTGCTCAGTATCATCATCTCGTCGGCATAGATCAGTTCTTCCTTTTTTATCGGGCGCTGATCGACCGGTATACCGGCCCGCTCGCAGAGATCGATGACGATCTTTCTGGTAATGCCGCCAAGGATCCGCGGCGATTCGGGGTGAGTGGCGAGGGCTCCTGAAAAAACCGCGGCGAAACTCGATGATGAGCCCTCCGTGATATCACTTCCAAGGACGAATACTGCTTCATCGGCGCCCTCATCTTCAGCTTTCTGCCTGGCGAGGATATTTGGAAGCAGCGATATCGACTTGATATCGCATCTTCCCCAACGGTCGTCGGGAACGAATATAATAGCTATTCCTTCCTTCTGTTTATTTACTGGACGATCAAGCCTGCTGGCGAAGGCATAGACAGTCGGTGACACGCGTGGGGACGGTACAGTGTGCGAGCGTGGGGCTGTTCCGCGAGTCACCTCTATGTAGACAGTCGAATCGCAGGAGGAGAGATCGTTAGACTCGATCAGTTTTTCCGATATATTCTCGATCAGTGCCGGATCAAATCCTCTGATATCGAGAGCTGCAAGGCTCCGCCCAAGGCGTTCGATATGGTGGCCCGGTTCGAACAACTTTCCCCGATAGCTTCGAACGACCTCATAGACGCCATCAGCGAAAATAAACCCGCGGTCATCGGGAGAAATGCGCGCTTCATCCCTGTTGATGTAGTTGCCGCTTAGAAAAACGATTTCTTTTTTTCCCGTCATAATCAAGAATATACCGCGGAATCGACTTCTCTGCCAGAGATCTCTTTTCCGTTTTAAAGTTCAGAAAATTCTTAATATCTGACGTTTAAAATGTTATCATCTTACAGATTATCCAGGATGCTGTATAAACATGGAACCGGATCGAGTCATAAACGGGGGCCTGAAATCAATGAACGTATTTGATGTTTTCAAGGAACGTGGATTTTTCCAGCAATGTACCGATGAAGAGAGAGTCAGGGCGCTTCTTTCAAAACCTGTCACATGTTATATCGGCTTCGATCCGACCTCTGACAGTTTCCATTGCGGGAGCCTCGTTCCGATAATGGCGCTTGCCCATCTTCAACGAGCCGGCCATAGGGTCATACCTCTAATGGGTGGCGGCACATCGATGATAGGCGATCCGAGCGGCAAGACTGAACTGAGGCAGCTTATAACGATTGAAGAGATCGATTCAAATTCGGCGGGATTAAAAAAGCAGTTTGCCAGATTTATTGACTTCTCCGGGGATAAGGCGCTGATGCTTAATAACGCTGAATGGCTAAGGCCCCTGAACTATATCGAATTCCTTCGTGACATCGGCAGGCATTTCAGCGTCAACAAGATGCTCTCGGCCGAATCGTACAGGATGCGCCTGGAGACAGGGCTCAATTTCATCGAATTCAACTACATGCTGCTGCAGGCCTACGATTTCCTTTTCCTTTACCAGAATCACGGCTGCAAGCTTCAGATGGGAGGAAACGACCAGTGGGGAAATATCCTTGCCGGTACCGATCTGATCCGCAGAGTCACCGGCGGAGACGCTGAGGCTCTCACATTCCCGCTTCTCACGACGGCATGCGGTACGAAGATGGGAAAAACGGAAAAAGGAGCTGTCTGGCTTGATGGCGAAAAGACGCCGCCATATGACTATTATCAATATTGGATAAACACCGATGATCGTGACGTCGGCAGATTCCTCGCCCTTTTCACCTTTCTTCCGATGGAGGAAGTCCACAGGTTTGCAGCTCTTGAGGGAGCCGACCTGCGCCAGGCAAAGGAAGTGCTCGCGTGGGAAGCGACAAGCCTGGTTCACGGCAAGGAAGCGGCTGATAACGCGCGTGAGGCGGCGAGGTCCCTTTTCTGCGGAGATGCAGCGCTCGATTCAGATTCGGTCCCGAGATTCACTATTGAAGAGAAAAAACTCAAGGAAGGTGTCCCGGCTTTCATACTATTTGCCGAATCCGGGATCGTCAGTTCGCGCGGAGAAGCGAGACGCCTTGTCCAGCAGGGCGGGGCTTACGTCAACGGGCGAAGGATCGAGGAATTCGACGAAAAGATCACACTTTCCGATCTGAATGAAGGGTGCATGCTCCTACGGGCGGGCAAGAAAAAATATATGAGGATCGACCCCGTTTGACGTGCTGTTCTTACTGGAAAAGATCGTTCTCTCTGAAAAAGACGGGAAAGGATTAGCATATGCAGGGCGACTGGAAAAAAGATTTTGAAACGGAAAGGGCGCGTCTCAACGGCCTGGTGTTTTCAGGGGGCAATCTTGGAATAAAGAGGTTTTTTGCCCTGGACGGGCAGGCATATCTTGATGGAGCCCTTCCGGCGAAGACGAAAGAATTGATGGGGCTCGCTTCCTCAATGGTCCTTCGGTGCAACGATTGCATAGCTTATCATATCGCCAGGTGCCGCGAGGAAGGAGTGACGAAAGAGGAGTTTTACGAGGCTTTCAACGTCGCTCTGGTGGTCGGAGGTTCGATCGTCATCCCGCATCTCAGGGTAGCGGCGGAGAAGATGGAGGCTCTTTTCGAGCAGGAGAATAATAATGAGGGTGATAACGGCGATTCTTGTCGTTCTGATAGTCGCTAACGGGTCGCTGGCTGCTTCCGAGAAGACGCTGGTATTCAGTTTCAGGGGAACGGGAGTCTATGAGGATCTGATCGACGCGTCCGAAGTGCTTTTTGCCCGGGCTCTGGATCAGCAGGGCAGGTATCAGGCAGTCAGAGCTATTGACGCGGTCGGCGACATCGATTGCCAGAATGTCATTTGCGCCGCGGAAACGGCGCGCCGCGCCGGGTATGAAAAAGCGCTTACAGGGAGCCTGACCAGGCTGGGGTCAAAGGTAATAGCCGGGGTGACTCTTATCGACGCTTCGGATGGCGAAGTACTCTTTACGGCCGAGGGTACCGCGTTGAGCGAGGAAGATCTCGACATTGTCCTGAAAAGACTCGCCATATCGATCTCCGAAGGAAAAAACAGCGATGATACCGCCCGGGTAGGACTTATAACGGAAAATGAATATGATGACGTGAGAAGAAGGAATTCGTACAGCACCGGCGGGCTTCGGGCCGGATTTATATGGCCTGTTGAGAGATCGTTCGGCGGAGTCGAGAGGATGACGGTGATCGATGTGGTATTTCAGCACGACACGAATGATTATTTTCTGGCCGGAAAATCAGGTCTTCACTGGGGCGGGGATATAGATAAAAAAGGGAACTCGGCCTTTGGATTGACGCTGTTCGAGGCGAAGATCGGAAGATACCTCAGCAGAAGCGACTTTGCCCCCTTTATAAGCGCCGGGATAGGAATATCCTGGGCGCGTATCAAGGAGGATGGTCCCGGGGGGGACGAGACAGACAGCGGATCGGGTCTCTCTCTTTCAGCGGGTACGGGGTTTGCCGCGTTCAGGACTTATGATTTTCAGTTTCAACTTGGAATCGATTATGTCATCCTGCTGGAAAGGCTCGGAACTGAATACAGTGAATTGAAAAATCCCCAGGGGATGTTTTTTACCTTCTGCATAAGAAGGAGTGGCGACGGGGATTGATCGAGGGGCCGGATCTGTTCGAAGCCTGGCAGATGGCCGGGA
This window encodes:
- a CDS encoding TMEM165/GDT1 family protein — protein: MEMKIFFTVFWTVLVAELGDKTQLATLLFASDKDTHKWSVFAGASLALLATSALAVFFGSLLSNYLSPKVMSIIAGAGFILIGILILTRGVSGN
- a CDS encoding aminotransferase class IV yields the protein MTGKKEIVFLSGNYINRDEARISPDDRGFIFADGVYEVVRSYRGKLFEPGHHIERLGRSLAALDIRGFDPALIENISEKLIESNDLSSCDSTVYIEVTRGTAPRSHTVPSPRVSPTVYAFASRLDRPVNKQKEGIAIIFVPDDRWGRCDIKSISLLPNILARQKAEDEGADEAVFVLGSDITEGSSSSFAAVFSGALATHPESPRILGGITRKIVIDLCERAGIPVDQRPIKKEELIYADEMMILSTTREVMPVTICDGKKVTSGKPGKITRRLQQLYTRYIEK
- a CDS encoding tyrosine--tRNA ligase; protein product: MNVFDVFKERGFFQQCTDEERVRALLSKPVTCYIGFDPTSDSFHCGSLVPIMALAHLQRAGHRVIPLMGGGTSMIGDPSGKTELRQLITIEEIDSNSAGLKKQFARFIDFSGDKALMLNNAEWLRPLNYIEFLRDIGRHFSVNKMLSAESYRMRLETGLNFIEFNYMLLQAYDFLFLYQNHGCKLQMGGNDQWGNILAGTDLIRRVTGGDAEALTFPLLTTACGTKMGKTEKGAVWLDGEKTPPYDYYQYWINTDDRDVGRFLALFTFLPMEEVHRFAALEGADLRQAKEVLAWEATSLVHGKEAADNAREAARSLFCGDAALDSDSVPRFTIEEKKLKEGVPAFILFAESGIVSSRGEARRLVQQGGAYVNGRRIEEFDEKITLSDLNEGCMLLRAGKKKYMRIDPV
- a CDS encoding carboxymuconolactone decarboxylase family protein, whose amino-acid sequence is MQGDWKKDFETERARLNGLVFSGGNLGIKRFFALDGQAYLDGALPAKTKELMGLASSMVLRCNDCIAYHIARCREEGVTKEEFYEAFNVALVVGGSIVIPHLRVAAEKMEALFEQENNNEGDNGDSCRSDSR